DNA sequence from the Nocardia sp. BMG111209 genome:
CCTGTGGCGGGCCGTCGCCCCGGCGGTGGCCGCCGCCGGGCACCGCTGCCTGGCCCCCGATTGGCCGCTGGGCGCGCATTCCGTCCCGGTGCCGGGCGCGGACCTCTCCCCCACCGGATTGGCCGATCTGATCGCCGATTTCCTGTCCGTCCTCGATCTGCGCGAGGTCACGCTGGTCGCCAACGACACCGGGGGCGCGATCACCCAGATCCTGCTGACCCGCAACCGGGACCGCATCGCGCGCGTCGTGCTGACCGACTGCGACGCCTACGACAAGTTCTTCCCGCAGCCGTTCACCGCGCTGCCGCGGGTGGCCGCCGTACCGGGGGTGCTGCGGATCATGGCCGAGCTCATGCGCTTCCGGCCCGCACAGCGCTCATCGCTGGCGCTCGGTCTGATGACCAAGCGGCCGATTCCCCCCGAGGTAGCCGATTCGTATCTGCTGCCGACCCGGCGGTCGGCGGCCGTCCGGGCGGATCTGCGGCGCATGCTGCGCGGCGTGCACAAGCGGTACACCCTCGCGGCCGCCGAGCACTTCGCCGAGGTGGATGTGCCGGTGCTGCTGGCCTGGGCACGCGAGGACAAGGTCTTCCGGCCGGACTTCGCGGAACGGCTGGCCGCGGATCTGCCGCAGGCCGAACTGCGCTGGATCGACGATTCCTACGTCTTCAGCGCGGAGGACCGTCCGGAGTTGCTCGCCGAGTTGATTGTGGAGTTCACTCGGCAACATGCCGCGCCGTAGCCAGGAGGATCGATCCCGTACCACCCGGGCCGCGCTCGAGGACGCCGGTCGCCGGTTGTTCACCGAGCGCGGCTACGCGGGCGTCTCGGCCGAGGAGATCGTCGCCGAGGCCGGAGTCACCCGCGGCGCACTGCACCACCACTACGGCGACAAACAAGGGCTGTTCATCGAGGTGCTGGAGAAATTGGAGACCGAGAACACCGCCATGATCGCGGCCGCCATCGCGGGCCTGCCCGATCCCGCCGATCTGATCGCCGCGATGGCCGCGGGCCTGCGCACCTTCCTGGACGTCAGCCGCCGGCCGGAGACCGTGCGCATCGCGATGATGGACGGCCCGACGGTGCTCGGCTGGGAACACTGGCGCGACATGGAGGCCCGGTACGGCCTCGGCATGATCACCGCCGCGCTGCAGGGCGCCGTCGACGCCGGCCTGGTCGCGCCGGTCCCGGTGCCGGTGATGGCACAGCTGATCCTCAGCGCCGTCACCGAGGCCGGCATGATCGTCGCGCACGCCGAGGATCCGGACACCGCTCGGGCCGAGGCGGAACAGTGCCTGATGCTGCTGATCTCCGGATTGGTACGGGCACCCGAAACCGACTGAGCCGCAACGGCTCACGATCATCCGGCTCCGTGCCGCCGGGCCGCGACCGCCCGGTCGTTGCTCCGGTCCGCCACCGCCGCGAGCACCGGGGCCGAGCGCAGGCCGATCGGCGTCAGCGCGTAGCTGATCTGCACCGGTCGCCGATCGAGCACGATCCGCTCGACGACCCCGGCATCCCGCAAACTGCGACGCCTTTCCGACGCAACCGGATTCGACCGGCTCCAGGTCCGCACCGACCGGGGTGGGCTGCCCGAACGACCGGTCATCGACTCGATCACCCGTTTCGGGGAACCGGTCGCTCCGCGACTGCGCTGATCCGGTCGACGGCGATTCGGTTGCGGTGCGGCCCTATTCGCCGACGGCGGCGCTGCGGCGACGGCGTTGTTCGACCGGGTCGGGCACCGGGACGGCGGCGACCAGGCGGCGGGTGTACTCCTCGGCCGGGTGGCGGAGGATCTCGTCCGCCGAACCCTGTTCGACCACGGAACCGTTGCGCAGCACCATGATTCGGGCGGCCAACTGGTCCACGACGGCGAGATCGTGACTGATGAACAGGCAGGCCCAGCCGAATTCGCCCTGTAGGTCGGCGAACAGCTCCAGCACCGTGGCCTGGACCGAGACGTCCAGGGCGCTGGTCGGTTCGTCCGCGATCAACAGGTCCGGATTCAGGACGAGCGCGCGGGCCAGGCTGGCGCGCTGGCGCTGGCCGCCGGACAGCTCGTGGGGATAACGGTTCTCGGTACCCGCGGGCAGTTGCACCGCGTCCAGTAGTTGCCGCACCCGGGTGCGCAGGGCCGGGCCGTTGGCCGCGCGGTGCACGATCAACGGCTCGGCGACGCAACGGCCCACGGTCAGACGGGGATTCAGCGAGGTGGCCGGATCCTGGAAGACGAAGCCCAGCCGCTTGCGCAACGGCCGCAGCCGACGCTCGGACAGGCCGGTGAGCTCGGTGCCGAGCATCCGGATCGTTCCGGAGGTGGGCCGTTGCAGTGCGGCGACACAGCGGCCGATGGTGGTCTTGCCGGAGCCGGATTCGCCGACCAGGCCGAGGGTTTCGCCGCGGGCGAGCCGCAACGAGACCCGGTCCACCGCGCGGAACGGCCGGCGGCCGAACGATCCCGGGAATTCGACCACCAGGTCCTCGACGGTCAGTACCGCGGCATCGGGTGCCGGAAGCTGTTCGGCGGCAACGCTTGCCGACGCGGGCGTTCGGGGTGTCGCGACCTCCTCGCGCGGGAGTCGTTCGGCGTCGCCCGAGGATGCGCCGGTGTGCATCCGGGGCACGGCGGCCAGCAGGTCCCGGGTGTACTGCGCGCGGGGTGTGGCGAAAAGGTCGTGCACGGTAGCGGTTTCGACGACCCGGCCGTACCGCATCACGACCACGCGGTCGGCGAGGTCGGCGACCACACCCATGTTGTGGGTGATGAGCACGATCGCGGCGCCGATCCGGTCGCGCAGATCCCGCAGCAGCTCCAGGATTTCGGCCTGGACGGTGACGTCCAGCGCGGTGGTCGGCTCGTCGGCGATGATCACCTGGGGTTCGCAGGCGATCGCGATCGCGATCATCACGCGCTGTTTCTGCCCGCCGGACAGTTGATGGGGATAGAAATCGACCCGGTGTTCCGGATCCGGGAGACCGACGGTGCGCAGCAGTTCGATCGCGCGCGTCCGGGCCGCGGCGCGGGTGGCGCCGCCGTGGGCACGGATCGCCTCCGCGATCTGGAAGCCCACGGTGAACAGCGGATCCAGTGCCGCACCCGGCTCCTGGAACACCATGGCGATCCGGCCGCCGCGGATCGCGGTCAGTTGTTTCTCGGACATCGCGGTGATCGGCCGATCGCCCAGCAGCACCGCGCCGTGAACCCGGGCGGTATCCGGCAGCAGGCCCAGTGCGGTGCGGGCGCAGACCGACTTACCGGAACCCGATTCGCCGACGATCGCCAGTACCTCACCCGGGAACACCTCGAACGAGACCTCGGTCACCGCGTCCACCGCGCCGGCGTCGGTGGCGAAGGAGACCGACAGCGCCGCCACGGTCAGGGTCGGGTTCGGTTGCGGCGCGGTGTGTTCCGCCGGTACCTCGGTCATGGTCACGCCTCCCCGCCGGTCGGTGTCGTGGTCGAATTCGATTGTGGCCCCGCGTGTTCCGGCGGCGCTTCGGAGCCGGTCGCGCCGTCACCGGCCGCCGCGACGGCCGCGCCGGGGATGCGGCGGGTGCGCAGCAGCGGATTGAGCACCTCGTTGAGGCTCTCGCCGACCAGCGTCATCCCCAGCACCACGAGAACGATTGCCGCGCCGGGGAATACGCCGGTCCACCAGATCCCGTTGGACACGTCGGACAACGCCTTGTTCAGGTCGTAGCCCCATTCGGCCGCCTGGGTGGGCTCGATGCCGAAGCCGAGGAAGCCCAGCCCGGCCAGCGTGAGGATGGCCTCGGCGCCGTTGAGCGTGATCAGTACCGGCAGCGATCCGGTCACATTGGCGAGGACGTGCCGGAACAGGATGCGCGCGGTGGAGGCGCCGGTGACCCGGGCCGCGTCGACGAACGGCTCCTGTTTCACCGCCACCGTCGCGTTGCGCACCACCCGGAAGTACTGCGGCACGAAGATCACCGTGATCGCCACCGCCGCCGACAGCACGCCGCCCACCCCGCTGGAATTGCCGCCCGCCACCACGATCGACACCACGATGGCCAGCAGCAGGGTCGGGAAGGCGTACATGGCATCGGTGATCAGGACCAGGACGCGGTCCGGCCACCGGCCGACGTAGCCGGACACCAAACCCAGTGGCACACCGACGAACATGGACAGCACCAGCGATATCGCGATGACCACCAAGGCCGTTCGCGCGCCGAAGATCACCCGGGAGAGCACGTCCTCACCGCGCACCGAGGTGCCGAACCAGTGCTGCGCGCTCGGCGCCTGCTGCCGCACGAAATCGACTCCCCCGGAGGAACTCTGGGAGAATCCGTACGGTGCGATCAACGGCGCGAACAGGGCCGGCAGCACGAACAGCCCGACCAGCACCAGCCCCGCGACCAGCACGGCACGCTGCGGGCCGCCGGTCGATCGGATCAGCCGGAGCAGACTCGGCGCACCGCGCCCGGCGGCGAGCGGGGTCGTGGCCGGCTCGGTGACCACCTCCGGTGCCGTCATCAGAACCTCACCCTCGGGTCGATCAGCGCCACGATCACGTCCACCACGAAGCTCACGACGGCCACCGCCAGCGCGATGAACGCCACGATGCCCTGAACCGCCACGAAATCGCGCGCCTGCAGATACTGGGCCAGCTGGTAGCCGAGCCCCTTCCATTCGAAGGTGGTCTCGGTGAGCACCGCGCCGCCGAGCATCATGGCGATGTACATCCCCATCACCGTGACGATCGGGATCAGCGCGTTGCGGAAGGCGTGCCGGCCGGTGACCACGCGCCGGGACAGGCCCCGCGCTCGCGCGGCGTCGACGTAATCGGTGCGCAGGGTCTGGATCAGATTGATCCGCACCAGCCGCAGGAACACCCCGCCGGTCAGCAGGCCGAGCGAAACCGCCGGCAGCACAGTGTGTTCCAGCACGTTCAGCACATAACCGGGATCGCCGTAGAGGATCGCGTCGATCAGCAGGATGTTGGTCTTCGGGGATACGTGCTGCAAGGCCAGTTCCACGTCGGTGTCGGCCCGGCCCGCCACCGGCAGCCAGCCCAGTTTCACCGCGAAGACCAGCTTGAGCAGCAGGCCGACGAAGAACACCGGCGCCGCGTAGACCAGTACCGCGAACAGCCGCAGGCCCACATCGGCGGCCGAATCACGATGTGTCGCGGCATATCTGCCGAGCGGTATGCCGATCGCGAAGGCCACCAGCAGGGCCCAGAACACCAGTTCCAGGGTGGCCGCGCCGTAATCGACCACCACCGTGCCGATCGCCCGATTGTCCTGGGAGCGGCCGAAATCGCCGTGCAGCAACCGGACCAGATAGTCCCGGTACTGGGCCAGGATCGGCCGGTCCAGGCCGGCGGCGCGCTTGCGCTCGGCGATCTGCTCCGGCGGTAGCCGGCCGCCCATCGCGGCGCTGATCGGATCACCGATCACCCGCATCAGGAAGAAGACGGCCGTCACCAGGATCCAGGCCGTGGGCACGATCAGCAGCAGCCGCAGCGCCAGGTACCGCAGCAGCATCCCGGAGCGGGATGTGCTGCGGCCCTGGCTGTTCCGGCTCGGCGCCGCATCCGGTCCGGACGGCGGCGCGGTCACCTCGGCGGTCACTTGCTCAGCACGCCGTAACGGAACTTGGTGGACAGATCCAGCGTCTTGTCGGCGCCGGACACATTCTTGCCGACCACCGCGACCGCCTCACCGGACAGCAGCGGGACGATCGAGACGAAGTTCTGCGCGAGATCGTGCTGCACCTGCGCGAGAATCGCCTTGCGCTTGTCCGCATCCGGCTGCGTCACCTCGGCGGACAGTTGCGCGGTCACGCCGGGGTCCTCGAAGTGGTTCTTCAGGAAGTTGTTCGGCCCGAAGAACGGGGTCAGATAGTCGTCCGGATCCGGATAGTCCGGGAACCAGCCCATCTGGAACACCGGATAGCCGTCCTGGGTGCGTTCCTTGTTGTAGCTGACCCATTCGGTGGACTGCAGGTTCACCTTGAACAGCCCGGTCGACTCCAGCTGATTCTTGATCGCCGCGTACTCCTCGGAGCTGGAGCTGCCGTAGTGATCGGGGTTGTACTGGAGGTTGATCTGCACCGGGACCGGCACCTTGGCATCGGTCAGGAATTTCGCGGCCTGCTCCTTGTTCGGCCCGGCGCCGTAGATCTCCTTGAACGGTTCGGTGGCGCCGGTGAAACCCTTTGGGACCGAGGAGTACACGGGCTTGAACAGGCCCTTGTACACGCCGGTCGCCAGCGCGTCCCGATCCACCGAGGAGGCGACGGCCTTGCGGACGGCCAATTTCTGCTCCGGCGAACCGCCGGGCATGGTGTTCAGGTTGAACACGATGTAGCGCAGTTCGCCACCGGGGCCGCTGAGCACCTGCACCTTGTCGTTGCCCCGCAGCGAATCCAGATCGGTCGGGGTGAGACTGCGGTAGGCGACATCGATCGCGCCGTTCTGCACGTCCAGCTTCAGATTCGACGCCTCCGCATAGTATTTCGTGGAGACGGTCGCGGTCTTCGGCTTACCCAGCAGCCCGTCGTAATCCGGATACTCCTGGTACTGCACGAGTTTGTTCTTGTCGTAGCTGGTGATCACGTACTGGCCGGAGAACGGCTTCGCCTTCACGATGTCCTCGTCGGCCAGCGTCTTGTCCGGCGGGAACACCTTCTCGTCCACGATCGGCCCGGCCTGGGTCGGCAGGATGGCCGGGAAGGTCTGATCGTTGGCCACCTTGAGCGTGAACGACACCGTGTGATCGTCGGGGGCGTCGGTGTGATCGAGGTTGTCCAGCAACGAGGCCGGGCCGTTCGGATCGTTGATCTTCACCATCCGATCGAACGAATACTTCACGCTGTGCGCGGTGAGCGGGTCGCCGTTGGCGAACTTCAACCCGGACCGGATCGTGCAGGTGTACACGACCGGTTGCGCGAACGCGCACTTCTCCGCCGCATCCGGCTGCGGAACCGCCTGTCCCGGAGCGAAATTCAGCACATGCTGATAGATCTGGGTCTCCGGCACATAGGAGCCCTGATCGTAGGCCGCCGCCGGATCCAGCGAATAGATCTTGTCGGTGGTGCCGATCGTCAGCCCCCCACCGGAACTCCCGCCGGTGCGGCCGGCGCCGCACCCGGCGACCGCGAGCACCGCCAGACTCGCCATTCCCAGTGCCGCAACGCATTTCACTCGATCCGACCGGATCGCCGACGGCCGTGTCGCCAAGGTCCGCATAACTGCCCCACTTTCGCTCGCGGCGCCCGGACCGGATCACGGCCCGGGTACGACCGCGGTGACTTCGGTATGCGGGGACAGTACCGGCAACGCATTGCCGATATGTTGCGTTTCGCAACAAAATAAATGGCAATGCGCGCGACAGCAGGTCACGCGGCGCAGAACGAGCCGCCGCGGCGCCGTACGGCGCCGCGGCGGACGGACTACGGACGGCTCAGCGCACTGGCATTCGCGTTGCCGCTCAACAACTCCGACTTGCCCGCGAGCAAACCTTCCAGCACGTTCTTGCCGATCGATGCCTCGGTGGGCAGCGCGATCGGGTACTCGCCGTCGAAGCAGGCGCAGCACAGCCGCGTGCGCGGCTGTTCGGTGGCGGCGACCATACCCTCCAGCGAGATGTAGCCGAGCGAATCGGCGCCGATCGAGCGACGCACATTCTCCACCAGGTCGTCCATCGACTCGGCGCCGTCGGGACCGGATCCGTTGGCGATCAACTCCGCCCGCGAGGCGAAGTCGATGCCGTAGAAGCACGGCCACTTCACCGGCGGGGAGGCGATCCGGACGTGGATCTCCAGCGCGCCGGCCTCGCGCAGCATCCGGATCAGCGCGCGCTGGGTGTTGCCGCGCACGATCGAATCGTCCACCACGATCAGCCGCTTACCGCGGATGACCTCGCGCAGCGGATTCAGCTTCAACCGGATGCCGAGCTGACGGATGGTCTGGCTGGGCTGGATGAAGGTGCGGCCGATGTAGGCGTTCTTCATCAAGCCCTGGCCGTACGGCACGCCGGAACCCTGCGCGTACCCGACCGCGGCCGGGGTGCCGGACTCCGGGACCGGAATGACCAGATCGGCCTCGACCGGATGTTCCTTGGCCAACCGGCGGCCGATGTCCACCCGGGTCGCGTGCACGGAACGACCGGCGATGGTGCTGTCCGGCCGGGCCAGATAGACGTATTCGAAGACGCAGCCCTTCGGCTCCGGCGCGGCGAAGCGCGAGGACCGCACCCCGTCCGCGTCGATCGCCAGCAGTTCGCCCGGCTCGATCTCCCGGACGAACGAGGCGCCCACGATATCCAGCGCGGCCGTCTCGCTGGCAACCACCCAGCCTCGGTCCAGACGGCCCAGGCACAGCGGCCGCACCCCGTGCGGATCGCGCGCGGCGTACAGCGTGTGCTCGTCCATGAAGGTGAGGCAGAAAGCGCCGCGCAGGGTCGGCAGCAACTCCATGGCCGCCTGCTCGATGCTCTTGTCGGCGGCGGCGTGCGCGAGCAGCGCCGTCATGACATCCGAATCGGAGGTGGCCGGAACCGTCGCGCCGGACAGCCGGCCCTTGATCAGGCCCTGCTCCCGGGCGCGGGCGGCCAGTTCGGCGGTGTTGACCAGATTGCCGTTGTGGCCGAGCGCCAGGCCGCTGCCCACCGCGGTGGTGCGGAAGATCGGTTGCGCGTTCTCCCAGGTGGTGGAACCGGTGGTGGAATATCGGCAGTGGCCGATGGCGACGTGACCGGGCATGGCGGCCAGTGTCTGCTCGTCGAAGACCTGGCTCACCAGGCCCAGATCCTTGAACACCAGCACCTGTGCGCCGTCGGCGACGGCGATACCGGCCGCCTCCTGCCCGCGATGCTGCAATGCGTACAGCCCGTAGTATGTGAGCTTTGCCACTTCTTCGCCGGGAGCCCAGACTCCGAACACTCCGCACTCCTCGCGCGGCTCGTTCTCGTCCTGATCTCCGGCAGCGGCGATCGGCGGATTGGGGGTGTGGACCGAAAGGTCGGCAGAGGTCACCGTTTGCTCCCTGTTCGGCGGTAGGGGGGCACTGATCAGTCTACGGGTCACCGAATGGCAACCCCGTCGCGGGTTCGGGCCGTCGCAACCCGTTTGCTGTTACGGTGCGACCCGTGACCGCCCCCGATGTCCCGGAGACGCGCCGGGTGTCGCTGCTGCGCAAGGCGATGCCGGTGATCGTGGTAACACTGCTGGCCGCGCTGCTGGGGGTGATGTATCTGGACTACGTCATCGATCCGGAGAAGAACCTGCACAACTTCCCGATGGCCCTGGTGAACCAGGACGTCGGCGAGACGATCGGGTCGCCCGGCCAGGAACGGCAGGTGAACTTCGGCGAGCAGGTCGCCGCCGGCCTGCGACAGTCCCTGCCCGGCGGCGAGATCGATCTCCGGGTGGTCGGCATCGACGAGGCGCAACTGCAGATGCAGGACGGCCGGGTCTACGGCGCGCTGGTCATCCCGAGCGACTTCAGCAAACGGCTCGGCATCCTCGGCACCGGCAGCGTGGTCCCCGGCGATATCGAGCGGCCGAGCCTGACCCTGGAGACCAACCCGCGCGTCGGCGTCTTCGCCACCGCGACCGTGCAGCGCATCGGCGACCGGGTGTTCGCGCAGGTCGACGAGCAGGTCGGCAAACAGCTGACCGATCAGGTGAACGCCCAGCTGGCCCAGGCCGGCAACCCGCCCGCGCTCAGCGCGGCCACCCGCCTGACCCTGGCCCGGCCGCTGCACCTCGACGTGCAGACCTTCCACCCGCTGGCCGCCGGCTCGGGCGAGGGCCTGACCGCGTTCTTCTACGCGCTGCTGCTGTTGCTGATCGGCGTGGTCGGCTCGATGATCGTGCACACCCTGATCGACTCCGCCCTGGGCTTCGTGCCGACCGAATACGGCCCGTGGTTCATCCACCTGCCGTTCACCCCGATCTCCCGGACCCGGACCCTGCTGCTCAAGTGGGCGATCTGGGCGGTCACGGCGGTCATCGTCGCGGCGGTGTTCCTCGGCATCGGCAAGGCCCTGGGCATGTCCATCGAACGCCCGCTGGCCCTGTACCTCTACAGCGTCTTCGCGATGATCGCGGTCGGCTGGACCGGCCTGGCGAATCTGGCCGCGATCGGCAGCGCCGGCCTGCTGGTGAACCTGATCCTGTTCGTCATCCTCGGCCTGCCCTCCTCCGGCGGCACCGTCCCGATCGAGGCCACCCCCCGCTACTTCGGCTGGCTGGCCACCTTCGAGCCGATGCACCAGGTCTTCCTGGCCGTCCGCGCGATCCTCTACTTCGACGCGAGCGGCCCCGCCGGTCTGACTCGCGGCTTCTGGATGACCGTCGTCGGCCTCGCGATCGGCATCGTGGTCGGCCTGGTGATGACCCGCTTCTACGACCGCCGCGGCCTGCACCGCCGCCCCGCCGACACCGGCCTGCACCACCGCCCGACCGGCCGGCACGAGGCCTGACCTACAGCCGCACCACCGGCAGCCAGTGCGCGAGCTCCGCTGCCCGCAACCCCGAGGAACTGACTACCCCCGAATCGACGGCCGCATCGAACGACAACAGTCCCGTCGCCAGCAGCAACCAGGTGCGCGGATCGGCCTCGAGCACATTCGGCGGGGTGCCGCGGGTGTGCCGCGGCCCCTCGATGCACTGCACCGCCACGAACGGCGGCACCCGCAACTCCACGGAATGCCCCGGCGCCACGGCCGCCAGACTGCGGGCCGTACCCCGCACCGCGGCCACGAGTTCGGCCCGCGCCGGCGCGGGCTGCGACTCGTCCCGCAACCACGCCGCCACTGCCGCCACCGCGGCCCGCACCGCGGCCGGATCCGCCGCCTGTCGCCCTGCCATCCCCCGAGCCTACGAAACCGGCGCCCGCCCGGGCATCGTCGGGCGATTCGCTGCGTGGGCCGGTGGTATCAGTCGACGCCGATGAG
Encoded proteins:
- a CDS encoding TetR/AcrR family transcriptional regulator encodes the protein MPRRSQEDRSRTTRAALEDAGRRLFTERGYAGVSAEEIVAEAGVTRGALHHHYGDKQGLFIEVLEKLETENTAMIAAAIAGLPDPADLIAAMAAGLRTFLDVSRRPETVRIAMMDGPTVLGWEHWRDMEARYGLGMITAALQGAVDAGLVAPVPVPVMAQLILSAVTEAGMIVAHAEDPDTARAEAEQCLMLLISGLVRAPETD
- a CDS encoding ABC transporter permease, yielding MTAPEVVTEPATTPLAAGRGAPSLLRLIRSTGGPQRAVLVAGLVLVGLFVLPALFAPLIAPYGFSQSSSGGVDFVRQQAPSAQHWFGTSVRGEDVLSRVIFGARTALVVIAISLVLSMFVGVPLGLVSGYVGRWPDRVLVLITDAMYAFPTLLLAIVVSIVVAGGNSSGVGGVLSAAVAITVIFVPQYFRVVRNATVAVKQEPFVDAARVTGASTARILFRHVLANVTGSLPVLITLNGAEAILTLAGLGFLGFGIEPTQAAEWGYDLNKALSDVSNGIWWTGVFPGAAIVLVVLGMTLVGESLNEVLNPLLRTRRIPGAAVAAAGDGATGSEAPPEHAGPQSNSTTTPTGGEA
- a CDS encoding ABC transporter permease; the protein is MTAPDVPETRRVSLLRKAMPVIVVTLLAALLGVMYLDYVIDPEKNLHNFPMALVNQDVGETIGSPGQERQVNFGEQVAAGLRQSLPGGEIDLRVVGIDEAQLQMQDGRVYGALVIPSDFSKRLGILGTGSVVPGDIERPSLTLETNPRVGVFATATVQRIGDRVFAQVDEQVGKQLTDQVNAQLAQAGNPPALSAATRLTLARPLHLDVQTFHPLAAGSGEGLTAFFYALLLLLIGVVGSMIVHTLIDSALGFVPTEYGPWFIHLPFTPISRTRTLLLKWAIWAVTAVIVAAVFLGIGKALGMSIERPLALYLYSVFAMIAVGWTGLANLAAIGSAGLLVNLILFVILGLPSSGGTVPIEATPRYFGWLATFEPMHQVFLAVRAILYFDASGPAGLTRGFWMTVVGLAIGIVVGLVMTRFYDRRGLHRRPADTGLHHRPTGRHEA
- the purF gene encoding amidophosphoribosyltransferase, which codes for MTSADLSVHTPNPPIAAAGDQDENEPREECGVFGVWAPGEEVAKLTYYGLYALQHRGQEAAGIAVADGAQVLVFKDLGLVSQVFDEQTLAAMPGHVAIGHCRYSTTGSTTWENAQPIFRTTAVGSGLALGHNGNLVNTAELAARAREQGLIKGRLSGATVPATSDSDVMTALLAHAAADKSIEQAAMELLPTLRGAFCLTFMDEHTLYAARDPHGVRPLCLGRLDRGWVVASETAALDIVGASFVREIEPGELLAIDADGVRSSRFAAPEPKGCVFEYVYLARPDSTIAGRSVHATRVDIGRRLAKEHPVEADLVIPVPESGTPAAVGYAQGSGVPYGQGLMKNAYIGRTFIQPSQTIRQLGIRLKLNPLREVIRGKRLIVVDDSIVRGNTQRALIRMLREAGALEIHVRIASPPVKWPCFYGIDFASRAELIANGSGPDGAESMDDLVENVRRSIGADSLGYISLEGMVAATEQPRTRLCCACFDGEYPIALPTEASIGKNVLEGLLAGKSELLSGNANASALSRP
- a CDS encoding ABC transporter ATP-binding protein; translated protein: MTEVPAEHTAPQPNPTLTVAALSVSFATDAGAVDAVTEVSFEVFPGEVLAIVGESGSGKSVCARTALGLLPDTARVHGAVLLGDRPITAMSEKQLTAIRGGRIAMVFQEPGAALDPLFTVGFQIAEAIRAHGGATRAAARTRAIELLRTVGLPDPEHRVDFYPHQLSGGQKQRVMIAIAIACEPQVIIADEPTTALDVTVQAEILELLRDLRDRIGAAIVLITHNMGVVADLADRVVVMRYGRVVETATVHDLFATPRAQYTRDLLAAVPRMHTGASSGDAERLPREEVATPRTPASASVAAEQLPAPDAAVLTVEDLVVEFPGSFGRRPFRAVDRVSLRLARGETLGLVGESGSGKTTIGRCVAALQRPTSGTIRMLGTELTGLSERRLRPLRKRLGFVFQDPATSLNPRLTVGRCVAEPLIVHRAANGPALRTRVRQLLDAVQLPAGTENRYPHELSGGQRQRASLARALVLNPDLLIADEPTSALDVSVQATVLELFADLQGEFGWACLFISHDLAVVDQLAARIMVLRNGSVVEQGSADEILRHPAEEYTRRLVAAVPVPDPVEQRRRRSAAVGE
- a CDS encoding ABC transporter permease, which translates into the protein MLLRYLALRLLLIVPTAWILVTAVFFLMRVIGDPISAAMGGRLPPEQIAERKRAAGLDRPILAQYRDYLVRLLHGDFGRSQDNRAIGTVVVDYGAATLELVFWALLVAFAIGIPLGRYAATHRDSAADVGLRLFAVLVYAAPVFFVGLLLKLVFAVKLGWLPVAGRADTDVELALQHVSPKTNILLIDAILYGDPGYVLNVLEHTVLPAVSLGLLTGGVFLRLVRINLIQTLRTDYVDAARARGLSRRVVTGRHAFRNALIPIVTVMGMYIAMMLGGAVLTETTFEWKGLGYQLAQYLQARDFVAVQGIVAFIALAVAVVSFVVDVIVALIDPRVRF
- a CDS encoding alpha/beta fold hydrolase, which codes for MGNSTALGPIHDVELAGGRIRYHDIGSGAPVVFVHGLLVNADLWRAVAPAVAAAGHRCLAPDWPLGAHSVPVPGADLSPTGLADLIADFLSVLDLREVTLVANDTGGAITQILLTRNRDRIARVVLTDCDAYDKFFPQPFTALPRVAAVPGVLRIMAELMRFRPAQRSSLALGLMTKRPIPPEVADSYLLPTRRSAAVRADLRRMLRGVHKRYTLAAAEHFAEVDVPVLLAWAREDKVFRPDFAERLAADLPQAELRWIDDSYVFSAEDRPELLAELIVEFTRQHAAP
- a CDS encoding ABC transporter substrate-binding protein, with product MASLAVLAVAGCGAGRTGGSSGGGLTIGTTDKIYSLDPAAAYDQGSYVPETQIYQHVLNFAPGQAVPQPDAAEKCAFAQPVVYTCTIRSGLKFANGDPLTAHSVKYSFDRMVKINDPNGPASLLDNLDHTDAPDDHTVSFTLKVANDQTFPAILPTQAGPIVDEKVFPPDKTLADEDIVKAKPFSGQYVITSYDKNKLVQYQEYPDYDGLLGKPKTATVSTKYYAEASNLKLDVQNGAIDVAYRSLTPTDLDSLRGNDKVQVLSGPGGELRYIVFNLNTMPGGSPEQKLAVRKAVASSVDRDALATGVYKGLFKPVYSSVPKGFTGATEPFKEIYGAGPNKEQAAKFLTDAKVPVPVQINLQYNPDHYGSSSSEEYAAIKNQLESTGLFKVNLQSTEWVSYNKERTQDGYPVFQMGWFPDYPDPDDYLTPFFGPNNFLKNHFEDPGVTAQLSAEVTQPDADKRKAILAQVQHDLAQNFVSIVPLLSGEAVAVVGKNVSGADKTLDLSTKFRYGVLSK
- a CDS encoding winged helix-turn-helix transcriptional regulator, giving the protein MTGRSGSPPRSVRTWSRSNPVASERRRSLRDAGVVERIVLDRRPVQISYALTPIGLRSAPVLAAVADRSNDRAVAARRHGAG
- a CDS encoding sterol carrier family protein produces the protein MAGRQAADPAAVRAAVAAVAAWLRDESQPAPARAELVAAVRGTARSLAAVAPGHSVELRVPPFVAVQCIEGPRHTRGTPPNVLEADPRTWLLLATGLLSFDAAVDSGVVSSSGLRAAELAHWLPVVRL